The following is a genomic window from Magnetospirillum sp..
GCCCTTCGGCGGACAGGCGCGGCGGCGGTGGCGGCGCGCTCGGAGCTGTTGCTTGCGGCGAATCGTAGAGCGGGACGGCCGGCGAATACATGCTCGGCTGCGGGGCCGCCCATGGGTCGGCAGCAGCCGGTTGCGGGGCGGGGGATTGCAGGACGGGCGATTGCGAGACGGGCGATTGCGGGGCTTCGGCCTGCGGCGCTGTTTGTCGCGACGCCGGGGCCCGACGTGTCGGTGCCGCAGCAGCCGGGGAAGCTGCGGGCGCAGCGCCGGACGTTGCGCGCGGCGGGCGCATCAGGAAGGCCGGTTGAAAATCGCTGTCGGAAGGGGCGGAGTCGTTACGCGTCGTTCTTTTGGTCATTTAAGCCGTCGAAATTTTCTGAGGAACACGGGAAATGGGAAAGATCAACTTCAACTCCTCTCAAAATGCCATCAACGCGGCAGGAATTCAATTGATTTGACCTGACCTGCGGCCTTGGGCATTTTGCCCGCCTTCGCGTCCCTTTGGCCGGTATGGCATCTCCCTTGAACCCGATCTTCGCCAATCTATCGACGTCGATTTTCGAAGAGATGTCGCTGCTCGCACGCCAGCATGCGGCGATCAATCTCGGTCAGGGTTTTCCCGACGATCCGGGCCCGGCCGATGTGCGCCAGAAAGCGGCCGAGGCCGTCGTCGATGGCTGGAACCAGTATCCGCCGATGATGGGCTTGCCCGAATTGCGCAGCGCCATCGCTGCGCACTATGCCGCCCACCAGAATCTCGCGATCGATCCCGAGCGCGAGACGATGGTGACCTCGGGTGCGACCGAAGCCATCGCGGGCGCTTTGCTTGCGTGCATCGCACCCGGCGACGAGGTGGTGCTGTTCGAGCCTGCCTACGACGCCTATCTGCCGCTTGTGAAGCGGGCCGGCGGCGTGCCGAAATTCGTGAAGCTGCGCCCGCCCGACTGGCGCTTCGATTTGGCGCAGCTCAAGGCCGCAGTGGGCCCACGCACGCGCGCCGTGCTTTTCAACAATCCGCTGAACCCGGCGGGCTGCGTTTACGACGCGGCCGATCTCGCGATCCTCGCCCAAGCGCTCGACGGCACCGACGCGATCGTGATCGCCGACGAAGTTTGGGAGCATGTGCTGTTCGACGGGCAGCGGCACGTGTCGGTACTGGCCATCCCCGAACTGCGCGAACGCAGCATCAAGATCGGCTCGGCTGGCAAGATCTTCAATCTGACCGGCTGGAAAGTCGGTTTCGTCGTGGCCGCACCTTCTTTGCTGAAGGTGCTCGCCAAAGCGCACCAATACATCACCTTCACCACGCCGCCCAATCTGCAGAGTGCGGTCGCCTACGGGCTTGCCAAACCGGCCGAACATTTCGACGCGATGCGCGCTGACCTACAGGCACGGCGCGACCATCTGGCCACCGGCTTGGCGCAGGCCGGATTCGCGGTACTGCCGAGTGCGGCCACATATTTCCTCAATGTCGATCTCGGGCCGATGGGACTCGACGACGATGCCGCCTTCTGCCGCCGCATGGTCGCCGATGCCGGTGTGGCCGCCATCCCCGTTTCGGCCTTCTATGCCGATGCCGGCATGCGCAGTACGATCCGTTTCTGCTTTGCCAAGAAATACGAAACGCTCGATGCGGCCGTCGCCCGCCTCGTCGACAATGCGGGACGGCTGCTGGCGGCGCGCTCGTAACGGCGGCGGCAACGCGCTATCGTCGCCGCAACAACTATCGGGAGAGACACCGCGTGAACGCCCGTTTCGAGATTGGCTGCGTCAGCCCGACGCGGCGCGCCGCTTGACCGACCCCACACGAACGCTCGACGGGCCGCAGAGCTGGCGGCGGCTTGCCCTTGCGATCGCGCTCTCGACGCTCGGCTGCGTCGGCATGTGGTCGGTCATCGTCGTGCTGCCGCAGGTGCAGGCCGAATTCGGCGCCAGCCGCGCCGACGTCTCGCTCGCCTACACCGCGACGATGATCGGCTTTGCCGTCGGCGGCGTCGTCATGGGGCGCTTGTGCGACCGCTATGGCACGATGTTGCCGGTATTCGGCGGCACGCTCGTGATGGCGGCGGGCTATGTTCTAGCGGGCTTCGCCGACAGCCTCGTCGTCTTCGCACTTCTGCACGGAATCGCGATCGCGGGCCTCGGCAGCTCGGCCATGTTCGGGCCGCTGATGGCCGACATCTCGCGCTGGTTCGTCCGGCGGCGCGGCATCGCCGTGTCGCTGTGCGCGTGCGGCAATTATCTGGCCGGGGCGATCTGGCCGCCGGCCATGCAACCCTTTCTCGACACGCTCGGCTGGCGCCAGACCTATATCGGCATCGGCGTGATCGTGCTCGCAACGATGCTGCCGCTGGTCCTCCTGCTGCGCGCCAAGCCGCCATCGGCCGCGGACGAGGCAGAAGGCACACAGGCGTTTCAGACGGCGGCGCAGCTTCGTCTCGGCTTGTCGAGCGGCACGATCCAGACCTTGCTCGTGGTCGCCGGTGTTGCGTGCTGCGTGGCCATGGCGATGCCGCAAGTCCATATCGTCGCCTACTGCGCCGATCTCGGCTATGGCGCGGCGCGCGGGGCAGAGATGCTGTCGCTGATGCTGGCATGCGGCGTTGCCAGCCGCATCTTGTCGGGCCTGCTCGCCGATCGCATCGGCGGTTTTGCGACCTTGCTGCTCGGCTCGTTTCTGCAAATGGTGGCGCTCGCACTTTATTTGTTTTTCGACGGGCTTGCCTCGCTGTTCGTGATCTCGGCCCTGTTCGGCCTGTTCCAAGGCGGAATTGTGCCAAGCTACGCGCTTGTGGTGCGCGCGATCTATCCGGCCTCGGAAGCGGGCATGCGCGTCGGCATCGTATTAATGGCGACCCTCGTGGGCATGGCGTTGGGCGGTTGGCTCTCAGGCGCCATCTTCGACTGGACCGGCAGCTATGCGCTGGCGTTCGTCAATGGGGTTGCGTGGAACATCCTCAATGTCGCGATCGTCGCGGGACTCATGTGGCGCGCGCGGATGCTCAGCCGCTTCTAGGACGCGGCTGCGAGCGCCAATCGGGCGGCGCGAGTTCGAAGCCGTCGAACGCAAAAGCCGGGCCCACCGTGCAGCCCACGAGCGTCCACGCCCCCAGGCTCGTCGCCGTTTGCCACACGCCCGCTTCGACGGTGACTTGCGGGCGCTGGCCGCCGAGAATTTCAGGACCGAGGATTTTGGCCTCCGCATCGTGGCCGTTGGCCGAAAGGGTCAGCACCATCGGTGCGCCCGCATACCAATGCCAAATCTCCGCCGCATCGACGCGATGCCAGTGCGAAAACTCGCCTGCGGCCAGCAGATAGTAGATGGCCGTCATGGCCCCGCGTGCACCCGCCGGATCGACATGGCGGAAGGTCTCGCGATAATGGCCGCCCTCGGGATGCGGACGCAACTCGAGGGCGGCGATGATCGAAGCAGCACTGTCCAACGCTTACGCCACCGGCATCGTGGCGGCGACCGACGGGCGGGTTGCGATCTTCTGCATCCAGGCAGCAAGCTTCGGGCGACCGGCATACGCATCGCCCACGACCGCGCGCAATTGCAGCCAGCCAACGGCGGCGACGACCGAGATCTGGCCGATGCCGAATTCGCCATCGAGCAGAGCCGCATCGCGCTCGATCTGGTCGAGCCCTTGCTGCACCTTGGCGGTCTGGCCGTCGATCCATTCCTTCCAGCGCAACGCTTCGGGGCGCAAAGCACCTTCGTAGCGCAAGAGAATGCCCGCATCGGCCACACCGTCGGCCAAAGCTTCGATGCGCAGGGCCTGCCAGCGTGCACCGCCCGCCTCCGGGATGATCTTGCGCCCGCCATGCAGCGAATCGAGATAGGCGCAGATCACGCGACTGTCGTAAAGCGCTTCGCCGCCGTCGGTCCACAGGGTCGGCACCTTCATCAGCGGATTGTCGCGGCCCAGATCGCGGTTGGGCTGGTCGGGGCGCACGCTTGTAACGACCTTTTCGATACGGTCGGCAAGCCCGCATTCGTGCGCGACGAGCATGACTTTGCGGGCATAGGGGCTGGCACCGCTGAAGGCGAGTTTCATGGGAACTCCGTTTTGTGGATCGGCGGAAAACGCCCGAGCTTAGGCGTTTAGGGCTCCGGCTTCAACGATGGGCCCTTACGGCGCGCGCGGCTGACCGCGCAGGCTGCGCCAAGCATTGGCCAAGCGCTGCAGAGCGCGCAACACCGGCAGGCGCTCGTCGGGCGCTTCGAGTTCAAGGCCGACTTTGGTCGCGCGGCCGCGCGCGATGGCACCCACGACGAGTTCAACCGGCCCCAGTGCGACGCGGTCGCCAGGGATAGCGTCGGGGCCGAGGCGCTCGGCGAGGAAATCGGCGAGCGTCTGCTCGGCGTTGGGCGCTTCGAACGGCACGCCGTACTGCGCGCACAAAACGCCAAGCTTCACGTCGCCCGCAAACACGAACTCGCCCATGTCGTCGATATTCTTGCGCCGCACCGGGCGCGGTGCGAACAGCCGATCGAGATCGATCGACTGTTCGGGCGGCACGAGGGCGATGATCTGGTCGCCGACGCTGAGCCGCTCGAGTTCTTGGCGATTGAGCAGCGTACCCGCACGGATCACCGCGATGATGCGGGCACGCCTTGGCAGCGGCAGATCCGTGAAGGGCCGGTCGAGGGCCGGGCTGTGCTCGGCCACGCGCCAGCTTGCCGCGTCGCGGTCGGCCACCAGCGGCAGGTCGATGTCGGTGCGCTCGGTCTTGTCGATCTGCGGCGGCAATGCGAGCCCCAGAAAGCGAGCGGCAATGCCGACGGTCCAGCCCTGCACCACGAGCGAAACGAGCACGACGACGAAGGCGACGTTGAAAAATATTTCGGCGTCGCGCACGCCTGCGATGACCGGGATCGAGGCGAGAAAGATCGGTACGGCGCCGCGTAAGCCCACCCACGAGATGAAGGTCTTTTCGCGCCAGTCGAATTTCGCGGGCAGCAAGCACAAAAATACCGCCGCCGGGCGGGCAATAAGCACCAGCGCCACAGCGATCGCGATCTCGGCCCCTACATGCTGCAACAGCTTCGATGGAGTCACGAGCAAGCCCAGCATCAGGAACATCACAATCTGCGATATCCAGGCGAGCCCGTCGTGGAAACGCAGGATCGTCGCCTGCGCACGGTGGCGCCGGTTGCCAAGCACGAGGCCCGCAAGATAGACGGCCAGGAAGCCCGACGCGTCGAGCGATTGGGCGGCCGCGAAAATCGACACGGCAAAAGCAGCGCACAGCACCGGGTAGAGCCCGCCCGCAAGTTCGGCGCGGTTAACGAGCCAGACGAGCACGAAGCCGCCTGCAATGCCGATCGCAGCCCCGCCCAGCATCTGCTTGAGGAAGAACAGGCCGAGCGTCCAATCGAGCGGGGCCGGATGCAGCAGATATTCGACGCACGCGATCGTCAGAAACACCGCCATCGGATCGTTGAGGCCGCTTTCGACCTCGAGCGTGGCGGCCACGCGCTTGTTGATTTCGGTCCCGCGCGCGTTGAGCAGCAGGAAGACGGCCGCCGCATCGGTCGATGCGACGACCGCACCCACGAGAAACGCCGCGATCGGCGACATCGACAGCGTGACGAACGCGACGGCGCCCACGATGGTGGCGGTTATCGCCACGCCGAGCGTGGCGAGCACGAAGGCCGGCTTGACCGCAAGCCGGATCGTCTGGCGCGAGGTGCGCAACGCGCCGTCGAACAGGATGATCGCAAGCGCCACCGAGCCCACGAGATAGGTGAGCTTGAAATCGCCGAACGCAACGCCGCCCGGCCCGTCTTCGCCCGCGAGCATGCCGAGCCCCAAAAACACGAGCAGCAACGGTGCCCCCAGGCGCGACGAGAACATGCCGGCCAGGATGCTGAGCACCACCAGAAATCCGCCCAACAAGATCGCTTGGTTGATCTGCTCCACGTTTGCGTCCCTTTCCGCCTCCCGCGCACATCCTAGACGCGATTGCGCCGAAATTGGGAGCCGTACTTGATCCGACACTTGCCCTTGTGCGGCTGACGGCAGAAACTGCGCCCGTCATGTGGTCCGACGTCGTCGATTTGCGGGATTTCTACGCAAGCCCCCTGGGCCGTACCGCGCGTCGGCTCATCGACGCGCGCCTACAGGAGATTTGGCCCGACGCGGCCGGTCAAGCGGTCCTCGGGCTCGGCTATGCGGTCCCCTATCTGCGCAATTGGCGCGGCAACGCCGCACGCTGCCTTGCCATGATGCCGGCCCCGCAGGGCGTGCTGCATTGGCCGCCCGAGGGGCCCAACGCCACGAGCCTCGTCGAAGAAGAAGCGCTGCCGCTGGCGGACATGTCGGTCGACCGCGTGCTGCTCGTGCACGCGATCGAGCATGCGGAATCGCTGCGGCCGTTTCTGCGCGAGGTGTGGCGCGTGCTGTCGGGCAGCGGGCGCGTGCTGATCGTGGTGCCCAACCGGCGCGGCATCTGGGCGCGCCTCGACCGCACGCCGTTCGGCCACGGCCACCCTTACACCTCCGGCCAGCTGCAGCGCCTGCTGCGCGACAATCTGTTCGTGCCGCAGCAGACGCGCAATTGCCTGTTCGTGCCGCCGCTGTCGGGAAGCCTGTGGCTGTCTTCGGCGCGCGCGTGGGAGCGAATAGGCGCACGGCTGTTTCCGGCACTCGCGGGTGTTACGATCGTCGAAGCGAGCAAAACGCTTTATGCGCCCGCACCCACGCGGCAGCGGGCCCGCGCCCGGGCGCGCGCCGCACCTGCCGCCGCCGAGCTTGCGCGCACGCGATGATCGTCGAAGCGGCACCGGCCAAGCTCAATCTCAGTCTGCAGGTCGTCGGCCGACGCGCCGACGGCTACCATCTGCTCGACGGGCTCGTCGCCTTTGCCGATATCGGCGACGTCGTTGCGGCGGAAGCGGCCGACGCGACAAGTCTTGCGATCGAGGGCCCGTTTGCGGCCGGCCTATCGGCGGGGCCGGACAATCTCGTGCTGCGCGCGGGCGCCGCCTTGGAAGCGGACACAAGCACAGCCGCCCTGCGGTTGGTCAAGAACCTGCCCGTCGCCAGCGGCATTGGCGGCGGCTCGGCAGACGCCGCCGCCGCTTTGCGCGCCCTCCAGCGTCTCTGGCGCCTCGACCTGTCGCCAAGCCAGCTGCATGCGATCGCAGCACGCCTCGGTGCGGACGTGCCGATGTGCCTGGCGAGCCAGCCCTGCTGGATTGCGGGTGTGGGCGACATTCTCGACCCACTCCCCGAGTTGCCCGAAGCAGGGCTGATCCTTGCCAATCCGGGCATTGCGCTGGCCACGCCGCTTGTGTTCCAGCGCCGCAGCGGCGGCTTTTCGGCACCCAAACG
Proteins encoded in this region:
- a CDS encoding aminotransferase — its product is MASPLNPIFANLSTSIFEEMSLLARQHAAINLGQGFPDDPGPADVRQKAAEAVVDGWNQYPPMMGLPELRSAIAAHYAAHQNLAIDPERETMVTSGATEAIAGALLACIAPGDEVVLFEPAYDAYLPLVKRAGGVPKFVKLRPPDWRFDLAQLKAAVGPRTRAVLFNNPLNPAGCVYDAADLAILAQALDGTDAIVIADEVWEHVLFDGQRHVSVLAIPELRERSIKIGSAGKIFNLTGWKVGFVVAAPSLLKVLAKAHQYITFTTPPNLQSAVAYGLAKPAEHFDAMRADLQARRDHLATGLAQAGFAVLPSAATYFLNVDLGPMGLDDDAAFCRRMVADAGVAAIPVSAFYADAGMRSTIRFCFAKKYETLDAAVARLVDNAGRLLAARS
- a CDS encoding MFS transporter, producing MTDPTRTLDGPQSWRRLALAIALSTLGCVGMWSVIVVLPQVQAEFGASRADVSLAYTATMIGFAVGGVVMGRLCDRYGTMLPVFGGTLVMAAGYVLAGFADSLVVFALLHGIAIAGLGSSAMFGPLMADISRWFVRRRGIAVSLCACGNYLAGAIWPPAMQPFLDTLGWRQTYIGIGVIVLATMLPLVLLLRAKPPSAADEAEGTQAFQTAAQLRLGLSSGTIQTLLVVAGVACCVAMAMPQVHIVAYCADLGYGAARGAEMLSLMLACGVASRILSGLLADRIGGFATLLLGSFLQMVALALYLFFDGLASLFVISALFGLFQGGIVPSYALVVRAIYPASEAGMRVGIVLMATLVGMALGGWLSGAIFDWTGSYALAFVNGVAWNILNVAIVAGLMWRARMLSRF
- a CDS encoding cupin domain-containing protein, whose product is MDSAASIIAALELRPHPEGGHYRETFRHVDPAGARGAMTAIYYLLAAGEFSHWHRVDAAEIWHWYAGAPMVLTLSANGHDAEAKILGPEILGGQRPQVTVEAGVWQTATSLGAWTLVGCTVGPAFAFDGFELAPPDWRSQPRPRSG
- a CDS encoding glutathione S-transferase, which codes for MKLAFSGASPYARKVMLVAHECGLADRIEKVVTSVRPDQPNRDLGRDNPLMKVPTLWTDGGEALYDSRVICAYLDSLHGGRKIIPEAGGARWQALRIEALADGVADAGILLRYEGALRPEALRWKEWIDGQTAKVQQGLDQIERDAALLDGEFGIGQISVVAAVGWLQLRAVVGDAYAGRPKLAAWMQKIATRPSVAATMPVA
- a CDS encoding potassium/proton antiporter → MEQINQAILLGGFLVVLSILAGMFSSRLGAPLLLVFLGLGMLAGEDGPGGVAFGDFKLTYLVGSVALAIILFDGALRTSRQTIRLAVKPAFVLATLGVAITATIVGAVAFVTLSMSPIAAFLVGAVVASTDAAAVFLLLNARGTEINKRVAATLEVESGLNDPMAVFLTIACVEYLLHPAPLDWTLGLFFLKQMLGGAAIGIAGGFVLVWLVNRAELAGGLYPVLCAAFAVSIFAAAQSLDASGFLAVYLAGLVLGNRRHRAQATILRFHDGLAWISQIVMFLMLGLLVTPSKLLQHVGAEIAIAVALVLIARPAAVFLCLLPAKFDWREKTFISWVGLRGAVPIFLASIPVIAGVRDAEIFFNVAFVVVLVSLVVQGWTVGIAARFLGLALPPQIDKTERTDIDLPLVADRDAASWRVAEHSPALDRPFTDLPLPRRARIIAVIRAGTLLNRQELERLSVGDQIIALVPPEQSIDLDRLFAPRPVRRKNIDDMGEFVFAGDVKLGVLCAQYGVPFEAPNAEQTLADFLAERLGPDAIPGDRVALGPVELVVGAIARGRATKVGLELEAPDERLPVLRALQRLANAWRSLRGQPRAP
- a CDS encoding methyltransferase domain-containing protein, producing MWSDVVDLRDFYASPLGRTARRLIDARLQEIWPDAAGQAVLGLGYAVPYLRNWRGNAARCLAMMPAPQGVLHWPPEGPNATSLVEEEALPLADMSVDRVLLVHAIEHAESLRPFLREVWRVLSGSGRVLIVVPNRRGIWARLDRTPFGHGHPYTSGQLQRLLRDNLFVPQQTRNCLFVPPLSGSLWLSSARAWERIGARLFPALAGVTIVEASKTLYAPAPTRQRARARARAAPAAAELARTR
- a CDS encoding 4-(cytidine 5'-diphospho)-2-C-methyl-D-erythritol kinase, giving the protein MIVEAAPAKLNLSLQVVGRRADGYHLLDGLVAFADIGDVVAAEAADATSLAIEGPFAAGLSAGPDNLVLRAGAALEADTSTAALRLVKNLPVASGIGGGSADAAAALRALQRLWRLDLSPSQLHAIAARLGADVPMCLASQPCWIAGVGDILDPLPELPEAGLILANPGIALATPLVFQRRSGGFSAPKRFAIPLTAAALAQSLAATDNDLTEAAEACVPEIAALRGQLASLPGALLSRMSGSGATCFALFASRAAAEAALAPLKAAIPAGWWAASGGWHKGSASAVVARHP